From the genome of Blautia pseudococcoides, one region includes:
- a CDS encoding DHH family phosphoesterase — protein MEKIASELKGIKRAAIAGHVRPDGDCVGSCMGLYLYLRENYPEIETDIYLEKPRDAFSMISHLDEIRTAYTDEEAYDVFFVIDTSTSDRIGVAWEAYQKAKKKICIDHHVSNKGFGDINVVKPDVSSASEVLFGVLDEEKISKSVAEAIYMGMAHDTGVFKFSSTTPETLRIAAKLMEKGIDFTSIIDETFFQKSYVQNQILGRCLMESIMLLDGKCIIGCIRKRDMEFYGVEPKDLDGIVDQLRITKGVEVAIFLYEVKTQEFKVSMRSNGPVDVNVAASYFSGGGHVKAAGCTMQGSVYDVINNLTGHIEKQIKEKCSD, from the coding sequence ATGGAGAAGATAGCCAGTGAACTGAAAGGAATTAAGAGGGCAGCCATCGCCGGACACGTTCGTCCGGACGGTGACTGTGTGGGTTCCTGTATGGGACTTTACCTCTATCTGCGGGAAAACTATCCGGAGATCGAGACGGATATTTATCTGGAAAAGCCAAGAGATGCGTTTTCTATGATCTCACATCTGGATGAGATAAGGACTGCCTACACCGATGAGGAGGCATATGACGTGTTTTTTGTCATCGACACCAGCACGTCAGACCGTATCGGTGTGGCGTGGGAGGCTTACCAGAAGGCAAAGAAAAAGATCTGCATTGACCACCATGTGAGCAACAAAGGCTTTGGGGATATCAATGTGGTGAAGCCGGATGTGAGTTCTGCTTCTGAGGTGCTGTTTGGAGTTCTGGATGAGGAAAAGATATCAAAGTCTGTGGCGGAGGCCATTTATATGGGAATGGCCCATGACACAGGCGTGTTTAAATTTTCTTCCACAACCCCGGAAACTCTGCGTATTGCGGCAAAGCTGATGGAAAAAGGAATTGATTTTACCAGTATCATTGATGAGACGTTTTTCCAGAAAAGCTATGTACAGAACCAGATCCTGGGCAGATGCCTGATGGAGAGTATCATGCTGCTGGACGGTAAGTGCATTATCGGCTGTATCAGAAAGCGGGATATGGAGTTTTACGGTGTGGAACCAAAAGATCTGGACGGCATTGTTGACCAGCTGCGTATCACCAAAGGCGTAGAGGTTGCTATCTTCTTATACGAGGTAAAAACACAGGAATTTAAAGTGAGCATGCGCTCCAACGGACCTGTGGATGTGAATGTGGCAGCCAGCTATTTTTCCGGCGGCGGTCATGTGAAGGCAGCGGGCTGTACCATGCAGGGTTCCGTCTATGATGTCATCAACAACCTGACAGGACATATCGAAAAACAGATAAAGGAAAAATGCAGTGATTAA
- the rbfA gene encoding 30S ribosome-binding factor RbfA, translating into MRKNSIKNTRVNAEVHKELAEIIRNGIKDPRIKPMTSVTAVEVAPDLKTCKAYISVLGDAEAKKDTLTGLRSAESYIRRQLAKTVNLRNTPEIRFILDESIEYGVTMSKLIDEVSKKDTASEVHEDGEDSQ; encoded by the coding sequence ATGAGAAAAAACAGTATTAAAAATACACGGGTGAACGCTGAGGTTCACAAAGAACTGGCAGAGATCATCCGTAATGGTATTAAGGACCCGCGCATAAAACCCATGACCAGTGTAACGGCAGTGGAAGTGGCGCCGGACCTTAAAACCTGCAAAGCATATATCAGTGTGCTTGGCGATGCGGAAGCGAAAAAGGACACCCTCACGGGGCTTCGCAGTGCGGAAAGCTATATCCGCAGGCAGCTCGCCAAGACGGTGAACCTTAGAAATACGCCGGAAATACGGTTCATCCTGGATGAATCTATTGAATATGGCGTGACCATGTCTAAGCTGATTGATGAAGTCAGCAAAAAGGACACAGCATCGGAGGTGCATGAGGATGGAGAAGATAGCCAGTGA
- the infB gene encoding translation initiation factor IF-2 yields MSKLRVHEIARELDKSNKEVMDFLKSKNIDVKSHMSSLEDDHVSLIRSNLRKGNMAAASTDTAKPAASAEEKPKKKLIQVFRPQNASHMPERKQKPQNHPAEAGSAHSSSQPGNNRPAQGGMKTESTANTQNRTDNRPGSNNGERPNRYNSDNRNTDRPNRYNNDNRSGDNRPRYNNSGDGQNRYNNDNRNGDNRPRTNSGDGQNRYNNDNRNGDNRPRTNTGDRPRYNSDNRNGDNRPRTNTGDRPRYNSDNRNGDNRPRTNTGDRPRYNSDNRNGDNRPRTNTGDRPRYNSDNRNGDNRPRTNTGDRPRYNSDNRNGDNRPRTNTGDRPRYNNDNRGGDNRPRTGSGPNRFGDNRQRGTDNRPGGGFNRDKGGKADAPKLEFVEKDSRKLNRENKKKDVKKDDLKTGSKRPNQGGGRRPNQRLPRALQRPNTQPKVEEKKEVVKEITLPEKMTIRELADKMKMQPSVIVKKLFMDGIMVTVNHEIDFEKAQEIALDYDIIAEPEVKVDVIAELLKEDDEDESLLVSRPPVVCVMGHVDHGKTSLLDCIRNTHVTDREAGGITQHIGAYMVTVNDQKITFLDTPGHEAFTAMRMRGANATDIAILVVAADDGVMPQTVEAINHAKAAGVEIIVAINKIDKPSANIERVKQELSEYELIPEDWGGSTIFVPVSAHSGEGIETLLEMIILTAEVAELKANPKRMARGLVIEAELDKGKGPVATILVQKGTLHVGDFIAAGACSGKVRAMMDDKGRRVKEASPSTPVEILGLGDVPNAGEILVATENDKEAKHFAATFVSENKNRLLEETKAKMSLDDLFTQIQAGNLKELPLIVKADVQGSVEAVKQSLVKISNEEVVVKVIHGGVGAINESDVTLASASNAIIIGFNVRPDVTAKAIAEQEGVDLRLYRVIYQAIEDVEAAMKGMLDPVYEEKVIGHAEVRQTFKSSDVGTIAGGYVLDGMFQRNCKVRITRGEEQIYEGVLASLKRFKDDVKEVKAGYECGLVFEDFSDVQEEDRVEAYIMVEVPR; encoded by the coding sequence ATGTCAAAACTGAGAGTGCATGAAATTGCAAGAGAATTAGATAAAAGCAACAAGGAGGTCATGGATTTTTTGAAATCCAAGAATATAGATGTAAAAAGCCACATGAGCAGCCTTGAGGATGATCATGTGAGCCTGATACGCTCAAACTTGAGAAAGGGAAATATGGCAGCCGCCAGCACGGATACTGCAAAGCCGGCAGCGTCAGCGGAAGAGAAACCGAAGAAAAAACTGATCCAGGTATTCAGACCGCAGAATGCAAGTCATATGCCTGAGAGAAAGCAAAAACCACAGAATCATCCTGCGGAAGCAGGAAGTGCGCACAGCAGCAGCCAGCCGGGGAATAATCGTCCGGCACAGGGAGGAATGAAAACGGAAAGTACAGCAAATACTCAGAACAGGACAGATAACCGTCCGGGCAGCAATAACGGGGAACGTCCAAACCGGTATAACAGCGATAACAGAAACACAGACCGTCCGAATCGTTACAATAACGATAACAGAAGCGGGGATAACCGCCCAAGATACAACAACAGCGGAGACGGGCAGAATCGTTATAACAACGATAACAGGAATGGTGATAACCGTCCGAGAACCAACAGCGGAGACGGCCAGAACCGCTATAATAATGACAACAGAAACGGCGACAACCGTCCCAGGACCAATACAGGAGACCGTCCACGCTACAACAGCGACAACAGGAACGGTGACAACCGTCCCAGGACCAATACAGGAGACCGTCCACGCTACAACAGCGACAACAGGAACGGTGACAACCGTCCCAGGACCAATACGGGAGACCGTCCGCGCTATAACAGCGACAACAGGAACGGTGACAACCGTCCAAGGACTAATACGGGAGACCGTCCGCGCTATAACAGCGACAACAGGAACGGTGACAACCGCCCCAGGACCAATACGGGAGACCGTCCCCGCTATAACAGCGACAACAGGAACGGTGACAACCGTCCAAGGACCAATACGGGAGACCGTCCGCGCTACAACAATGACAACAGAGGCGGAGATAACCGTCCAAGAACAGGCAGCGGTCCCAATCGTTTCGGAGACAACAGGCAGAGAGGCACGGATAACCGTCCGGGCGGCGGATTTAACAGGGATAAAGGCGGAAAAGCAGATGCTCCCAAGCTGGAATTTGTGGAGAAAGACAGCCGCAAGTTAAACCGTGAGAATAAGAAAAAGGACGTTAAGAAAGATGACTTAAAGACAGGCAGCAAACGCCCCAACCAGGGAGGCGGAAGACGTCCGAACCAGAGACTGCCAAGAGCTCTGCAGAGACCAAACACACAGCCTAAGGTGGAAGAGAAGAAGGAAGTTGTAAAGGAGATCACACTTCCGGAGAAAATGACGATCCGTGAGCTGGCAGATAAAATGAAGATGCAGCCTTCTGTTATTGTCAAGAAACTGTTCATGGACGGAATAATGGTTACCGTGAACCATGAAATTGATTTTGAGAAAGCGCAGGAGATCGCTCTGGACTACGATATTATCGCAGAACCGGAAGTAAAGGTGGATGTGATCGCAGAACTCCTCAAAGAGGATGATGAAGACGAATCCTTACTGGTTTCCAGACCTCCGGTAGTCTGTGTTATGGGTCATGTAGACCATGGTAAAACATCACTTCTGGACTGCATCAGAAATACACACGTGACAGACAGAGAGGCAGGCGGTATCACACAGCACATCGGTGCTTATATGGTTACCGTCAATGATCAGAAGATCACGTTTTTGGACACACCGGGCCACGAGGCATTTACCGCTATGCGTATGCGTGGTGCCAATGCGACCGATATTGCCATCCTGGTAGTAGCTGCGGACGATGGTGTTATGCCGCAGACCGTGGAGGCTATCAACCATGCAAAAGCTGCCGGAGTTGAGATTATTGTTGCCATCAACAAGATTGATAAACCAAGTGCCAATATTGAGAGAGTAAAACAGGAATTATCCGAGTATGAGCTGATCCCGGAAGACTGGGGCGGAAGTACCATCTTTGTACCGGTATCCGCACATTCTGGCGAGGGGATCGAAACCCTGTTAGAGATGATCATTCTCACTGCCGAGGTGGCAGAGCTGAAAGCCAATCCAAAGAGAATGGCAAGAGGTCTTGTCATCGAAGCGGAGCTTGACAAAGGAAAAGGCCCTGTTGCCACCATTCTGGTACAGAAGGGTACCCTGCATGTGGGTGACTTTATTGCTGCCGGAGCCTGCTCCGGTAAAGTCCGTGCCATGATGGATGACAAGGGAAGAAGAGTAAAAGAGGCATCCCCGTCCACTCCGGTGGAGATTTTGGGTCTGGGTGATGTGCCAAACGCAGGAGAGATCCTGGTTGCAACAGAAAACGACAAAGAGGCAAAACATTTTGCTGCTACCTTTGTTTCCGAAAATAAAAACCGTCTTCTGGAAGAGACAAAAGCCAAGATGTCCCTGGATGATCTGTTCACACAGATTCAGGCAGGTAATCTGAAAGAGCTTCCTCTGATCGTAAAAGCCGATGTACAGGGTTCTGTGGAAGCCGTGAAACAGAGTCTTGTGAAGATTTCCAACGAGGAGGTTGTGGTCAAAGTTATCCACGGCGGTGTGGGTGCCATCAATGAATCTGACGTTACCCTTGCAAGTGCATCCAATGCCATCATCATCGGCTTCAATGTACGCCCCGATGTGACAGCAAAGGCAATTGCAGAACAGGAAGGCGTTGACCTGCGTCTGTACCGTGTCATCTATCAGGCCATCGAGGATGTGGAAGCAGCCATGAAGGGTATGCTGGATCCGGTATACGAGGAAAAGGTTATCGGCCATGCGGAAGTGCGCCAGACGTTCAAGTCATCCGATGTGGGTACCATTGCCGGCGGATATGTTCTGGACGGTATGTTCCAGAGAAACTGCAAGGTCCGCATTACCAGAGGAGAAGAGCAGATTTACGAAGGTGTTCTGGCATCTCTGAAGCGTTTCAAGGATGATGTAAAAGAAGTGAAAGCAGGTTATGAGTGCGGTCTCGTATTCGAGGACTTCAGTGACGTACAAGAGGAAGACAGGGTAGAAGCTTATATTATGGTGGAAGTGCCGAGATAG
- a CDS encoding L7Ae/L30e/S12e/Gadd45 family ribosomal protein, with the protein MNISKELSLLGLAAKAGRVVSGEFATEKAVKAGKARLVLVAGDASDNSKKKFSDMCAYYKVPVYFVGTKEELGGAIGKDYRASLGVTDDNFAVAMKKKMEQMGK; encoded by the coding sequence TTGAACATCAGTAAAGAACTGTCCCTATTGGGATTGGCGGCCAAAGCAGGGAGAGTGGTGAGCGGCGAGTTTGCCACAGAGAAAGCAGTGAAGGCTGGAAAAGCGCGCCTTGTCCTTGTGGCAGGTGATGCATCAGATAATTCTAAAAAAAAGTTTTCCGATATGTGTGCCTACTATAAGGTCCCGGTTTATTTTGTCGGAACAAAGGAGGAGTTGGGAGGTGCCATTGGAAAGGATTACCGCGCGTCTCTGGGCGTGACGGATGATAATTTCGCAGTGGCGATGAAGAAAAAGATGGAACAGATGGGTAAATAA
- the rnpM gene encoding RNase P modulator RnpM: MGTVRKVPMRKCTGCGEMKNKKEMLRVLKTPEEEIILDATGRKNGRGAYLCFDKECLRKARKNRGLERSLKTAIPASVYESLEKEFDKLEHQ; this comes from the coding sequence ATGGGTACGGTCAGGAAAGTCCCTATGCGGAAATGTACCGGCTGCGGTGAAATGAAGAACAAGAAGGAAATGCTCCGCGTTTTAAAGACACCGGAGGAGGAGATCATTCTGGATGCCACCGGCAGAAAGAACGGCAGAGGGGCATATCTGTGTTTTGACAAGGAATGCCTGCGAAAGGCCAGGAAGAACCGGGGATTGGAGCGTTCTCTCAAGACAGCCATACCGGCATCCGTATATGAGAGCCTGGAAAAGGAGTTTGATAAGCTTGAACATCAGTAA
- the nusA gene encoding transcription termination factor NusA, producing the protein MNTELLEALDILEKEKSISKDTLLEAIEQSLIQACKNHFGKADNVHVNINPETCDFGVYAEKTVVEEVTDPVMEISLANAKMMNSQYELGDVVNVEIKSKEFGRIATQNAKNVILQKIREEERKVIFNQYYGKEKDVVTGIVQRSLGRNYSINLGKADAILTENEQVKTEVFRPTERIKLYILEVKDTPKGPKILVSRTHPELVKRLFEAEVTEVKDGTVEIKSIAREAGSRTKIAVWSNDPDVDPVGACVGMNGARVNAIVEELRGEKIDIINWSDNPALLIENALSPAKVISVMADPDEKTAMVIVPDYQLSLAIGKEGQNARLAARLTGFKIDIKSETQARESGDFDFYEEDYEEEGYIEDSYEDQGYEEEGDMAESYEEEDLEDIASLEAPDSYEEPEASGTPGEEE; encoded by the coding sequence ATGAATACAGAGTTATTAGAGGCGCTGGATATTCTGGAAAAAGAGAAATCCATCAGCAAAGATACGCTTTTGGAAGCCATTGAACAATCCCTGATCCAGGCGTGCAAGAACCATTTCGGCAAAGCTGACAATGTGCACGTGAATATCAACCCTGAGACCTGTGACTTCGGCGTGTATGCGGAGAAGACTGTGGTTGAGGAAGTGACGGATCCGGTCATGGAGATCAGTCTGGCAAATGCCAAGATGATGAATTCCCAGTATGAGCTGGGCGATGTGGTGAATGTGGAGATCAAGTCAAAGGAATTCGGACGGATCGCCACCCAGAATGCCAAGAACGTGATTCTGCAGAAAATCCGCGAGGAAGAGAGAAAAGTGATCTTCAACCAGTATTACGGAAAAGAAAAAGATGTTGTGACGGGAATTGTCCAGAGAAGCCTGGGCAGGAACTACAGCATCAATCTGGGGAAGGCCGATGCCATCCTGACAGAAAATGAACAAGTGAAGACAGAGGTGTTCCGCCCCACAGAGAGGATCAAACTGTATATCCTGGAGGTAAAAGACACCCCCAAGGGACCAAAGATCCTTGTGTCCAGGACACACCCGGAGCTGGTGAAGCGTCTCTTCGAGGCTGAGGTCACAGAGGTGAAGGACGGCACGGTGGAGATCAAGAGTATTGCCAGAGAAGCCGGTTCCCGTACGAAAATCGCTGTGTGGAGCAACGACCCGGATGTAGACCCCGTAGGTGCCTGTGTTGGTATGAACGGTGCCAGGGTCAATGCCATTGTGGAAGAGCTTCGCGGCGAGAAGATTGATATTATCAACTGGAGTGACAACCCGGCGCTTCTGATCGAGAATGCCTTAAGTCCGGCAAAGGTCATTTCGGTTATGGCTGATCCGGATGAGAAGACCGCCATGGTCATTGTTCCGGATTACCAGCTTTCCCTGGCCATCGGCAAAGAGGGACAGAATGCCAGACTTGCAGCAAGACTGACAGGGTTTAAGATAGACATCAAGAGTGAGACACAGGCAAGGGAGTCCGGTGATTTCGATTTCTATGAGGAAGACTACGAAGAAGAGGGCTATATAGAAGACAGTTACGAAGACCAAGGGTACGAAGAAGAGGGAGACATGGCGGAATCCTACGAGGAAGAGGATCTGGAAGACATTGCTTCTCTTGAGGCACCGGATTCCTATGAGGAACCGGAAGCCTCCGGGACACCCGGTGAAGAAGAGTAG
- a CDS encoding ribosome maturation factor RimP, with amino-acid sequence MSQREIYEQKAEALITPILESHGFELVDMEYVKEGSNWYLRAYIDKEGGIAVNDCEVVSRAFSEKLDEEDFIDTAYIMEVSSPGLGRPLKKEKDYQRNMGKELEIRTYRAIDGEKEFYGILKAYDADSVTIENEDGERTFLKADIALIRQAFDF; translated from the coding sequence ATGAGTCAGAGAGAAATATACGAACAGAAAGCAGAAGCCCTTATAACACCCATACTGGAGAGCCATGGATTTGAGCTTGTGGATATGGAATATGTGAAGGAAGGCAGCAACTGGTATCTGCGTGCCTACATCGATAAAGAAGGCGGCATTGCTGTGAACGACTGTGAGGTTGTAAGCAGGGCATTTTCTGAAAAGCTGGATGAAGAAGATTTTATCGACACTGCTTATATTATGGAAGTAAGCTCTCCCGGTCTTGGGAGACCACTTAAGAAAGAGAAAGACTACCAGAGAAACATGGGTAAGGAGCTGGAGATCAGAACCTACCGTGCCATTGACGGGGAGAAGGAATTCTACGGTATACTGAAAGCCTACGATGCGGACAGCGTGACCATTGAAAACGAGGATGGGGAGCGCACCTTTTTAAAGGCTGACATTGCACTGATCAGGCAGGCGTTTGACTTTTAA
- a CDS encoding transglutaminase domain-containing protein, whose product MRKKGNSLLLCIVMVISFMVSGCGREISTEAKDSVTETVQKKIYKVFEPEKEVSKEADALQYVNGDYIPYGYESLTENQQKLYRQLLNGILEYKDEVSVDPCTEEDINLVNNMVFVDHPEFFWLDQQSYTFQGDGSPDTASSVDLQLVYNMDKSEIEPVKAGIEAAADQWLAQVPQEADTYGRIKYIYEFLSQNIAYDQSSPNNQNIQSVFLNQVTVCAGFSKATQYLLGKMGIFCTLVTGTAAPNNEEHAWNLVKIGDDFYYVDTTWANPGFSEKQEGAVQEISYTYLCCDAATLLATHTPDALLPLPECADDSYNYYKMNGTWYSYYDENEIYYILTSSISEGREREDFKFADGDSYQQAVAAMVDGDLIERAVREAYHFGEGETYQWNIGYSDEDKLLTVYW is encoded by the coding sequence ATGAGAAAAAAAGGAAACAGTCTGCTTCTGTGCATAGTAATGGTGATTTCTTTCATGGTTTCCGGCTGCGGCAGGGAGATAAGCACAGAGGCAAAAGACAGTGTGACGGAAACGGTACAGAAGAAAATATATAAGGTTTTTGAGCCGGAGAAAGAAGTGAGCAAGGAGGCAGATGCCCTGCAGTATGTAAACGGTGATTACATACCTTACGGCTATGAAAGCCTGACAGAGAACCAGCAGAAGCTGTACCGGCAGCTTTTGAACGGTATCCTGGAATACAAGGATGAGGTTTCTGTGGACCCCTGTACGGAGGAGGATATCAACCTGGTCAATAATATGGTGTTTGTGGACCACCCGGAATTTTTCTGGCTGGACCAGCAGTCTTATACCTTTCAGGGGGATGGTTCCCCGGATACGGCAAGCAGCGTGGATCTGCAGCTTGTTTACAATATGGATAAGTCGGAAATAGAGCCCGTGAAGGCCGGCATTGAGGCAGCGGCAGACCAGTGGCTTGCCCAGGTGCCCCAGGAGGCGGATACTTACGGCAGGATAAAATACATCTATGAGTTTCTGAGCCAGAACATTGCTTACGACCAATCCAGTCCCAACAACCAGAATATCCAGAGCGTCTTTTTAAACCAGGTCACCGTATGCGCCGGATTTTCAAAGGCAACCCAGTATCTGCTTGGGAAGATGGGGATTTTCTGTACCCTGGTCACAGGAACGGCTGCGCCCAACAATGAAGAACACGCGTGGAACCTGGTAAAAATAGGGGATGATTTTTACTATGTGGATACCACCTGGGCCAACCCGGGATTTTCGGAAAAACAGGAGGGAGCAGTACAGGAAATATCCTACACCTATCTGTGCTGCGACGCCGCCACACTTTTGGCCACACATACACCGGATGCGCTTCTGCCGCTGCCGGAATGCGCCGATGACAGCTATAACTACTATAAAATGAATGGCACCTGGTACTCCTATTATGATGAAAATGAGATCTACTATATACTGACCTCCTCCATATCGGAAGGACGGGAGCGGGAGGACTTTAAGTTTGCCGATGGGGACAGCTATCAGCAGGCGGTGGCGGCCATGGTGGACGGGGATCTGATCGAACGGGCCGTGCGGGAAGCCTATCATTTCGGGGAAGGTGAGACCTACCAGTGGAATATAGGATACAGTGATGAGGACAAGCTCCTTACCGTGTATTGGTAA
- a CDS encoding magnesium transporter CorA family protein, translating to MRYGLNKKMSGLGEKEIPAPGDCLIEILNMESYKRKYGDTGPGRLLLRSLEHVHFCKGEMQKDCVLGTFSIPQKEKLLEKPVSFGYYMDKEKLLFVDESGFVAHIVKSMVEIRFQEQSYAAHFLFEFMERLLEDDVRFLQAYELKMTDMEDGLFREEIKDCPARMLAVRRELLRMNTYYDQMVDFCEMLEENYTGFLGEEDCRLFRVMGKRIQRLADNTRNLREYTLQIREMYQARTAERQNKIMQFLTVVTTIFMPLTLITGWYGMNFINMPELHYKGGYFIIIGVVILIVIIEILYFKHKKWFD from the coding sequence ATGAGATATGGTTTGAATAAGAAAATGTCAGGTCTCGGAGAAAAAGAAATTCCCGCTCCGGGAGACTGCCTTATTGAGATACTGAACATGGAATCCTACAAAAGAAAATACGGGGACACAGGCCCCGGACGTCTGCTTCTACGGAGCCTGGAGCATGTACATTTCTGTAAGGGTGAGATGCAGAAGGACTGTGTGCTGGGAACCTTTTCCATACCCCAGAAAGAAAAACTTCTGGAAAAACCCGTTTCTTTCGGGTATTATATGGATAAAGAGAAGCTTTTGTTCGTGGATGAGTCCGGATTTGTGGCTCATATAGTAAAGAGTATGGTAGAGATCCGGTTTCAGGAGCAGAGCTATGCGGCACATTTCCTCTTTGAGTTCATGGAACGTCTTTTGGAAGATGACGTGCGTTTTCTCCAGGCATATGAGCTGAAAATGACAGACATGGAGGACGGGCTGTTCCGTGAGGAGATCAAGGACTGTCCGGCCAGGATGCTGGCTGTGCGCAGAGAGCTTTTGCGTATGAATACTTACTATGACCAAATGGTGGATTTCTGCGAAATGCTGGAAGAAAATTACACGGGATTTCTCGGAGAGGAGGACTGCCGTCTCTTCAGGGTCATGGGGAAGAGGATCCAGCGCCTTGCGGATAATACCAGGAACCTGCGGGAATATACACTTCAGATCCGGGAGATGTACCAGGCCAGGACTGCGGAAAGGCAGAATAAGATCATGCAGTTTCTCACCGTGGTGACCACCATATTTATGCCCCTGACACTGATCACGGGCTGGTACGGCATGAATTTTATCAATATGCCTGAGCTTCATTATAAAGGCGGTTATTTTATCATCATTGGTGTGGTGATCCTGATCGTTATTATAGAGATTTTGTATTTCAAACATAAGAAATGGTTTGACTAG